One window from the genome of Streptomyces sp. NBC_00287 encodes:
- a CDS encoding GntR family transcriptional regulator, whose product MPNEARPSTGEQAKQHALARLRQAILHGEMAPAQRLVENELAEQFGVTRASIRAALIDLEAQGLVERIRNRGSRVRVVTVEEAVAITECRMVLEGLCAAKAAVAASDEQLAELTELGTAMTKAVADGEPVTYSDLNHELHTRIREFSGQQTALELLERLNAQLVRHRFQLALRPGRPQQSLSEHLAMIEAIRARDPEAAEAAVRAHLGSVIEALRD is encoded by the coding sequence ATGCCGAATGAAGCCCGTCCGAGCACCGGGGAGCAGGCCAAACAGCACGCGCTCGCGCGGCTGCGGCAGGCGATCCTGCACGGCGAGATGGCACCGGCACAGCGGCTGGTGGAGAACGAACTCGCCGAGCAGTTCGGTGTGACACGGGCGAGCATCCGTGCCGCGCTCATCGATCTGGAGGCCCAGGGCCTCGTCGAGCGGATCCGCAATCGCGGTTCGCGGGTGCGGGTGGTGACGGTGGAGGAAGCGGTCGCGATCACCGAGTGCCGCATGGTCCTCGAAGGGCTGTGCGCGGCGAAGGCGGCCGTCGCGGCGAGCGATGAGCAGCTGGCCGAACTCACCGAGCTGGGCACGGCGATGACCAAGGCCGTGGCCGACGGTGAACCGGTCACCTACTCCGACCTCAACCACGAACTGCACACCAGGATCCGGGAGTTCTCCGGCCAGCAGACCGCGCTGGAGCTGCTGGAGCGGCTCAACGCCCAACTGGTGCGCCACCGGTTCCAGTTGGCACTGAGGCCCGGGCGTCCGCAGCAGTCCCTGAGTGAGCATCTGGCGATGATCGAGGCGATCAGGGCCAGGGACCCCGAGGCGGCCGAGGCGGCCGTCCGCGCCCACCTCGGCAGCGTGATCGAGGCGCTGCGCGACTGA
- a CDS encoding PIG-L deacetylase family protein: MTQANAPAPPRSTLVVTAHAGDFVWRAGGAIALAAARGEKVTVACLTFGERGESAKAWREGKKLAEIKAIRRDEAERAAATLGAEVRFFDAGDYPLIATPELTDQLVEVYRETQPEVVLTHPTEDPYNRDHPAANRMALEARVLAQAIGYPGKGEIIGAPPVFFFEPHQPEMSGFKPEVLLDITEAWETKRKAMECLGAQQHLWDYYTDLAVRRGVQLKRNAGPNLGLAHKTMAEAYMRPYPQIAKELA, translated from the coding sequence ATGACTCAGGCCAACGCGCCCGCCCCGCCACGTTCGACGCTCGTCGTCACCGCGCATGCCGGGGACTTCGTGTGGCGGGCGGGCGGTGCCATCGCCCTGGCCGCCGCCCGCGGGGAGAAGGTCACCGTCGCCTGTCTGACCTTCGGTGAGCGCGGCGAGTCCGCCAAGGCGTGGCGCGAGGGGAAGAAGCTGGCGGAGATCAAGGCGATACGGCGGGACGAGGCCGAGCGGGCCGCCGCCACCCTCGGCGCCGAGGTCCGCTTCTTCGACGCCGGCGACTACCCGCTGATCGCTACGCCGGAGCTGACCGACCAGCTCGTCGAGGTCTACCGCGAAACTCAGCCGGAGGTCGTCCTCACCCACCCCACCGAGGACCCGTACAACCGCGACCACCCCGCCGCCAACCGCATGGCCCTGGAGGCCCGGGTGCTCGCCCAGGCCATCGGCTACCCGGGCAAGGGCGAGATCATCGGCGCCCCGCCGGTCTTCTTCTTCGAGCCCCACCAGCCCGAGATGAGCGGCTTCAAGCCCGAGGTACTCCTCGACATCACCGAGGCCTGGGAAACCAAGCGCAAGGCCATGGAGTGCCTCGGCGCCCAGCAGCATCTGTGGGACTACTACACCGACCTCGCCGTCCGGCGCGGCGTCCAGCTCAAGCGCAATGCCGGACCCAATCTGGGTCTCGCCCACAAGACCATGGCCGAGGCGTACATGCGTCCTTACCCGCAGATCGCGAAGGAGCTGGCATGA
- a CDS encoding 4-carboxy-4-hydroxy-2-oxoadipate aldolase/oxaloacetate decarboxylase — protein MSGVIVTGPPKADAKDVEALAGFGVATVSEAMGRTGLLGPGIRPIQQGVRVAGTAVTVLSWPGDNLMIHAAVEQCGEGDVLVVTTTSPSTDGMFGELFATALQQRGVKGLVINAGIRDTQELREMDFPAWSRAVSAQGTVKATGGSVNVPVAIDGQMIRPGDVILADDDGVVVVPRERARETAEKSEAREAKEERSRAAFLDGQLGLDRYGLRETLVRLGVTYQSYEEYAGERP, from the coding sequence ATGAGCGGCGTCATCGTCACCGGCCCGCCCAAGGCGGACGCGAAGGATGTCGAGGCGCTCGCCGGGTTCGGGGTGGCCACCGTCAGTGAGGCGATGGGGCGAACGGGCCTGCTCGGTCCGGGAATTCGCCCGATCCAGCAGGGCGTACGGGTCGCCGGTACCGCGGTGACCGTGCTCAGCTGGCCCGGCGACAACCTCATGATCCACGCCGCCGTGGAGCAGTGCGGCGAGGGGGACGTCCTGGTCGTCACCACCACATCGCCCTCCACGGACGGCATGTTCGGCGAGCTGTTCGCGACCGCGCTCCAACAGCGGGGCGTCAAGGGGCTCGTGATCAACGCGGGCATCCGGGACACCCAGGAGCTGCGCGAGATGGACTTCCCGGCCTGGTCCCGTGCGGTCTCGGCGCAGGGCACGGTTAAGGCGACCGGCGGCTCAGTCAATGTCCCCGTCGCCATCGACGGCCAGATGATCCGCCCCGGCGATGTGATCCTCGCCGACGACGACGGCGTGGTCGTCGTTCCCCGCGAACGCGCCCGGGAGACGGCCGAGAAGTCCGAGGCCCGCGAGGCCAAGGAGGAGAGGTCGCGGGCGGCGTTCCTGGACGGCCAACTGGGCCTGGACCGTTATGGGTTGCGGGAGACGCTGGTTCGGCTGGGCGTGACATACCAGTCGTACGAGGAGTACGCGGGAGAGCGACCGTGA
- a CDS encoding 4-oxalomesaconate tautomerase, translating into MRGGTSKGAYFLAGDLPAEPAARDELLLRIMGSPDARQIDGLGGAHPLTSKVAVVSPSADPHADVDYLFLQVAVDRPEVSDRQNCGNIFAGIGPFAVERGLVAAGERETVVRIRMVNSGDYATATFPTPGGRVDYTGDAEISGVPGTAAPVVIEFPPGASALLPTGHVRDEIDGVQVTCVDNGMPTVLMAATALKVTGYESPEDLEEDTELAARLRAIRLKAGRLMGLGDVSETTVPKLTLLAPPRHGGAVTTRTFIPVRCHTSIGVLGAASVAAGLRIDRGVGADLARLDPGCDRVRIEHPTGFLDIESSLGTDAEGRPSARRTAVVRTARKIFDGTVFPRAAAAQPLGGPR; encoded by the coding sequence ATGCGCGGCGGGACCTCCAAGGGCGCCTACTTCCTCGCCGGTGACCTGCCCGCCGAACCGGCCGCCCGGGACGAGCTGCTGCTGCGGATCATGGGCAGTCCGGATGCGCGTCAGATCGACGGGCTCGGCGGAGCCCACCCGCTCACCAGCAAGGTGGCCGTGGTGTCGCCGTCGGCCGACCCGCACGCCGATGTCGACTACCTCTTCCTCCAAGTGGCCGTCGACAGACCCGAGGTGAGTGACCGTCAGAACTGCGGGAACATCTTCGCCGGGATCGGCCCCTTTGCCGTGGAGCGGGGGCTCGTCGCGGCGGGGGAGCGGGAGACCGTCGTCCGTATCCGCATGGTCAACTCCGGTGACTACGCGACGGCGACCTTCCCGACGCCGGGCGGCCGGGTCGACTACACGGGGGATGCCGAGATCTCGGGCGTGCCCGGGACGGCCGCGCCCGTGGTGATCGAGTTCCCGCCGGGCGCCTCGGCCCTGCTGCCCACCGGACACGTCCGGGACGAGATCGACGGCGTGCAGGTGACCTGCGTGGACAACGGTATGCCGACGGTTCTCATGGCGGCCACCGCGCTCAAGGTCACCGGGTACGAGTCACCCGAGGACCTGGAGGAGGACACCGAACTCGCGGCCCGACTACGGGCGATCCGGCTGAAGGCGGGCCGCCTCATGGGCCTCGGTGATGTGTCCGAGACCACCGTCCCGAAGCTGACGCTGCTCGCCCCGCCCCGCCACGGCGGTGCCGTCACCACGCGCACCTTCATCCCCGTACGCTGCCACACCTCGATCGGGGTGCTGGGCGCGGCCAGTGTGGCCGCGGGCCTGCGGATCGACCGAGGCGTGGGCGCCGACCTGGCTCGGCTCGACCCCGGCTGCGACCGCGTCCGTATCGAACACCCCACGGGCTTCCTGGACATCGAGAGCAGCCTCGGCACCGATGCCGAAGGACGGCCGTCCGCCCGCCGTACCGCCGTGGTCCGCACGGCTCGCAAGATCTTCGACGGCACCGTCTTCCCCAGGGCCGCCGCCGCACAACCCCTTGGAGGTCCCCGATGA